In the Chryseobacterium sp. MYb264 genome, one interval contains:
- a CDS encoding T9SS type A sorting domain-containing protein, with amino-acid sequence MKELSLLFSLGFCVAMHAQGQYCQPTFQYGSDSNMITQVTFGSISKTSPFQSGSTPVYEDFTSLSADVVTGNSYEIAVKGPSSSFPSDVTVFIDFNQNGSFDDAGESFYIGRLASANPANAFTVTGQIAIPADAVAGTTRMRVLKNSNVAAYSDANAASTITSACQSLRSGQAEDYTINIALGALSTVETQRNSGLKIYPNPTKDIVYIQTSERPERYEVYNLAGQKISEGKDHWIDMNNFSAGTYLIKIQTKNHKIITEKVIKK; translated from the coding sequence AGCCAACCTTTCAGTATGGTTCGGATAGCAATATGATAACTCAGGTTACATTTGGATCTATCAGTAAAACCTCTCCGTTTCAGTCGGGAAGTACGCCGGTATATGAAGATTTTACCAGTCTTTCGGCAGATGTAGTGACAGGAAATAGTTATGAGATTGCTGTTAAAGGACCTTCGAGCAGTTTTCCAAGTGACGTGACGGTTTTTATAGACTTTAATCAGAACGGAAGCTTCGATGATGCCGGTGAAAGCTTTTATATAGGGCGTTTAGCATCTGCTAATCCTGCGAATGCATTTACGGTAACTGGGCAGATTGCAATTCCTGCGGATGCTGTGGCGGGAACCACGAGAATGAGAGTTCTTAAGAATTCAAATGTCGCAGCGTATTCAGATGCCAATGCAGCCAGTACAATCACCAGTGCGTGTCAGAGTTTAAGATCGGGGCAGGCGGAAGATTATACCATAAACATTGCATTAGGGGCACTGTCAACTGTTGAAACTCAAAGGAACAGTGGTCTGAAAATATATCCTAATCCAACAAAGGATATTGTGTATATTCAGACCTCAGAAAGACCGGAGAGATACGAGGTATACAATTTGGCAGGTCAAAAAATTTCGGAAGGAAAAGATCATTGGATCGACATGAATAATTTTTCAGCAGGAACTTATTTAATTAAAATTCAGACTAAAAACCATAAAATCATTACAGAAAAAGTGATCAAAAAGTAA
- a CDS encoding 3',5'-cyclic-nucleotide phosphodiesterase: protein MIKKVFGLAMLMSAALYSAQNSFKIIPLGTYGGGDESNLSSYMAAPLNSENYVALDAGTLRAGIQKAIEKGNFSGKTAAEVLQNNIKGYMISHGHLDHVSGMVINSPDDSKKYIYALPPVAKILAEDHFSWRTWANFTNAGDAPRLNKYSLVTLTSGTEIPVTNTEMEVTAFPLSHVKPYESTAFLLRHGKEYLLYLGDTGSDRVEQSDKLQNLWKQVAPLINSNQLKGILIEVSFPNEQPEKALFGHLTPKLLQEELNTLNTFCKPEKLKQVPVIITHMKPVDDNIEKMKQQLKDQKNPNANYIFPVQGEKIVL, encoded by the coding sequence ATGATAAAAAAAGTATTTGGTCTGGCAATGCTTATGTCGGCCGCTCTTTATTCAGCACAAAACAGTTTTAAAATCATCCCTTTAGGTACTTACGGAGGCGGTGACGAAAGTAATCTTTCCAGCTATATGGCGGCACCGTTAAATTCTGAAAATTATGTCGCGTTAGATGCCGGAACTTTACGTGCAGGAATTCAGAAAGCTATCGAAAAAGGAAATTTTTCCGGCAAAACGGCTGCAGAAGTCCTTCAAAATAATATTAAAGGATATATGATCTCTCACGGGCATCTCGATCATGTAAGCGGAATGGTTATCAACAGTCCGGATGATTCTAAGAAATATATTTATGCATTACCGCCGGTTGCTAAAATTTTGGCAGAGGATCATTTTTCGTGGAGAACCTGGGCGAATTTCACCAATGCCGGAGACGCTCCCCGTCTTAATAAATACAGTTTGGTTACCCTTACATCAGGGACAGAAATACCTGTTACCAATACAGAAATGGAGGTTACAGCTTTTCCTTTAAGTCATGTAAAACCTTATGAAAGCACCGCCTTTCTGCTTCGTCACGGAAAAGAGTATTTGCTTTATCTTGGAGATACAGGCAGTGACCGCGTAGAGCAAAGCGACAAACTTCAAAATTTGTGGAAACAGGTGGCTCCGCTTATCAATTCTAATCAGTTGAAAGGAATTTTAATCGAAGTTTCATTTCCGAATGAACAGCCTGAAAAAGCTTTGTTTGGTCATTTAACTCCAAAATTACTGCAAGAAGAATTAAATACGTTAAATACTTTCTGTAAGCCCGAAAAGTTGAAGCAGGTACCTGTCATCATCACTCACATGAAACCTGTGGATGATAATATTGAAAAAATGAAACAGCAATTAAAAGATCAGAAAAACCCAAATGCAAACTATATTTTTCCGGTTCAGGGAGAAAAAATTGTATTGTAA
- a CDS encoding VOC family protein: MKTKRIWANLAVSDLKRTRDFYTTLGFTVSGSEESKELVSFSFGENNFIINFFLKHIIESNAKLKFSDLQSDNEIIFSISADSKKEVNAWKEQVIQAGGKVFAEPYEIGEGYTFGFSDPDHHKFNVLYWPGM, from the coding sequence ATGAAAACGAAACGAATATGGGCAAATCTTGCCGTTTCAGACTTAAAAAGAACAAGAGATTTCTATACCACATTAGGCTTTACAGTCAGTGGTTCCGAGGAATCCAAAGAACTCGTAAGTTTTTCTTTCGGTGAAAATAATTTTATCATTAATTTTTTCCTGAAGCATATTATTGAAAGCAATGCCAAGTTAAAATTTTCAGATTTACAATCCGATAACGAAATTATATTCAGTATTTCTGCTGACAGTAAAAAAGAAGTTAATGCATGGAAAGAACAAGTAATACAAGCTGGTGGAAAAGTATTCGCTGAACCTTATGAGATTGGTGAAGGTTATACCTTTGGCTTCTCCGATCCTGACCATCATAAATTTAATGTGCTGTATTGGCCGGGAATGTAA